Proteins encoded within one genomic window of bacterium:
- a CDS encoding GNAT family N-acetyltransferase, which yields MTEELLALALFGERPYAEALLAEDDGRPIGFALFFHTFSTFLALPGIHLEDLFVVPEHRGQGVGRALLMHLAHVAVERGCGRLEWSVLDWNTEAIGFYERLGARPTSDWTVYRLAGEALRAVAGE from the coding sequence ATGACCGAGGAGCTCCTGGCGCTCGCTCTGTTCGGCGAGCGGCCCTATGCCGAGGCGCTGCTGGCCGAGGACGATGGACGGCCGATCGGCTTCGCCCTGTTCTTTCACACCTTCTCGACCTTTCTCGCCCTGCCCGGGATCCATCTCGAGGACCTGTTCGTCGTCCCTGAGCACCGCGGGCAAGGAGTTGGCCGTGCACTGCTGATGCATCTAGCGCACGTGGCGGTTGAACGTGGATGCGGGCGGCTCGAATGGTCCGTCCTCGACTGGAACACGGAGGCGATCGGTTTTTACGAGCGCCTGGGCGCCCGGCCAACTTCGGACTGGACCGTGTACCGCCTGGCCGGCGAGGCGCTCCGAGCGGTTGCGGGAGAATAG
- a CDS encoding DNA-3-methyladenine glycosylase — protein sequence MDAGFFARDTVAVARDLLGKVLVREIGGRMAWGRLVEVEAYLGPDDRAAHSFGGRRSPRNDVMYGEPGHAYVYFTYGMHHCLNFVTRPAGVPQAVLVRALEPGPGVGRCGGPGLVCRALGIDRGLNGAPLRPPHLYVVDDHAPRRRVVATPRIGIYNSGEWQDRRLRFCWDSPHLSRPLPKKSRRGG from the coding sequence CTGGACGCCGGGTTCTTCGCACGGGACACGGTGGCCGTGGCGCGAGACCTGCTGGGCAAGGTGCTGGTCCGTGAGATCGGCGGCCGGATGGCGTGGGGCCGGCTCGTCGAGGTCGAGGCCTACCTGGGCCCCGACGACCGGGCCGCGCATTCCTTCGGCGGCCGGCGCAGCCCGCGTAACGACGTCATGTACGGCGAGCCCGGCCACGCGTATGTCTATTTCACGTATGGGATGCACCACTGCTTGAATTTCGTCACGCGGCCGGCCGGCGTGCCTCAGGCCGTGCTGGTGCGCGCGCTGGAGCCCGGCCCGGGAGTGGGGCGGTGCGGCGGCCCCGGGCTGGTGTGCCGCGCGCTCGGTATCGACCGCGGCCTCAACGGGGCGCCGCTGCGACCGCCTCACCTCTACGTCGTCGACGACCACGCGCCGCGCCGCCGCGTGGTGGCCACGCCGCGGATCGGGATCTACAACTCAGGCGAGTGGCAGGACCGGCGCTTGCGCTTCTGCTGGGATTCGCCGCACCTCTCCCGGCCCCTGCCGAAAAAATCTCGGCGCGGCGGCTGA
- a CDS encoding thiolase family protein — protein sequence MREAVIVEAVRTPIGRRNGKLKDVHPVVLGSVVLKEIINRAGIAPELVEDVVFGCVSQAGEQGINIARNAWLTAGFPVTTPATTVDRQCGSSQQAIHFAANLIQSGVCDITIAGGVESMSRVPMGSNAVSPGSPFPPELTELYDLVPQGISAELMARKYGVSRRQMDEFGVRSHHLAHEATEKGYLQSQLMPVEVPVDGNGQRELFSRDEGIRSNASYEATAALRPAFNPEHSITAGNSSQISDGGAAVLLMSLEKARQLGLKPRARIRAQAVVGTDPVLMLEGPIPGTAAVLKRAGLDLKSIDLFEVNEAFASVVLAWQKETGADMDKTNVNGGAIAVGHPLGASGAILMNRLLYELERRDLRYGLETMCCGGGLGTATIIDRVID from the coding sequence ATGCGCGAAGCCGTGATAGTGGAGGCAGTCCGAACACCGATCGGCCGGCGCAATGGCAAGCTCAAGGACGTGCATCCGGTCGTCCTCGGCTCTGTTGTGCTCAAAGAGATCATCAACCGCGCCGGCATCGCACCCGAGCTGGTCGAAGACGTGGTGTTCGGTTGCGTCAGCCAGGCCGGCGAGCAGGGCATCAACATCGCACGCAACGCTTGGCTCACCGCGGGCTTTCCGGTCACGACGCCGGCGACCACGGTCGACCGGCAGTGCGGTTCGAGCCAGCAGGCGATCCACTTCGCCGCCAACCTCATCCAGTCCGGCGTCTGCGACATCACGATCGCCGGCGGCGTGGAGTCGATGAGCCGCGTGCCGATGGGCTCCAACGCGGTGTCGCCCGGGTCACCGTTTCCACCCGAGCTGACCGAGCTCTACGACCTCGTGCCCCAGGGGATCTCCGCCGAGCTGATGGCGCGTAAGTACGGCGTCTCACGACGGCAGATGGACGAGTTCGGCGTCCGCAGCCATCACCTCGCGCACGAGGCGACCGAGAAGGGCTACTTGCAATCCCAGCTCATGCCCGTCGAGGTTCCGGTCGACGGCAACGGGCAGCGCGAGCTCTTCAGCCGGGACGAGGGCATCCGCTCGAACGCGAGCTACGAAGCGACGGCGGCCCTGCGGCCGGCATTCAATCCCGAGCACTCGATCACAGCAGGCAACTCGAGCCAGATTTCCGATGGCGGCGCCGCCGTGCTGCTCATGTCGCTCGAGAAGGCCAGGCAGCTCGGCCTCAAGCCTCGCGCCCGCATCCGCGCGCAGGCGGTCGTGGGCACGGACCCGGTCCTGATGCTGGAAGGTCCGATCCCGGGCACGGCCGCGGTGCTGAAGCGAGCCGGGCTGGACCTCAAGAGCATCGACCTGTTCGAGGTCAACGAAGCGTTCGCCTCAGTCGTGCTCGCGTGGCAGAAGGAGACCGGCGCTGACATGGACAAGACCAACGTCAATGGCGGCGCCATCGCGGTGGGCCATCCGCTGGGGGCGTCCGGCGCGATCCTGATGAATCGCCTGCTCTATGAGCTCGAGCGCCGCGATCTCCGCTATGGCCTGGAGACGATGTGCTGCGGCGGCGGGCTCGGCACTGCGACAATCATCGACCGGGTGATCGATTGA
- a CDS encoding protein-L-isoaspartate(D-aspartate) O-methyltransferase, with translation MSTAARRMVAEQLLPHGVTDERVLQVMAAIPREEFLTGKLRRHAYEDRALAIDCGQTISQPLVVALMTQAVAPQPEDTALEVGTGSGYQAAVLSRLCRKVITIEREPALAEHASATLARLGYTNVEVAVADGSLGWKASSPYDIILVACAAREVPPALQAQLADGGRLVIPVATSLDEPQDLRLYRRRGDVVPFRSLFPVLFVPLRTP, from the coding sequence ATGAGCACAGCGGCGAGAAGGATGGTCGCCGAGCAGCTTCTGCCACACGGCGTCACCGACGAGCGCGTGCTGCAGGTGATGGCCGCGATTCCGCGCGAGGAGTTCCTGACCGGAAAGCTGCGGCGGCACGCCTACGAGGACCGCGCGCTGGCCATCGACTGCGGCCAGACGATCTCGCAGCCGCTGGTGGTGGCGCTGATGACGCAGGCCGTCGCGCCGCAGCCCGAGGACACGGCGCTCGAGGTGGGCACCGGGTCCGGCTACCAAGCGGCGGTGCTGAGCCGCCTGTGCCGCAAGGTCATCACGATCGAGCGCGAACCCGCGCTGGCCGAGCACGCGTCGGCCACGCTGGCGAGGTTGGGCTACACCAACGTCGAGGTCGCGGTCGCCGACGGCAGCCTGGGCTGGAAGGCGTCAAGCCCCTACGACATCATCCTGGTCGCCTGCGCCGCCCGCGAGGTGCCGCCCGCGCTGCAGGCGCAGCTGGCCGACGGGGGCAGGCTGGTCATCCCGGTGGCGACGAGTTTGGACGAGCCGCAGGACCTGCGCCTCTACCGGCGCCGCGGCGATGTGGTCCCCTTCCGATCGCTGTTCCCGGTGCTCTTTGTCCCTCTGCGGACGCCCTAG
- a CDS encoding undecaprenyl-diphosphate phosphatase, whose amino-acid sequence MSVVQALFMGLLQGATELFPVSSLGHAVLLPSLLHWSFKQSDPSFVPFLVLLHLGTAGALLVIYRAQWVAIVRGFFSAAVSGRIRTDSERLAMLLLVGTIPAGILGVYLEHQLKRLFASPKAAVGFLIVNGLLMLGAEVLRRRAEHRAALADKPREEQEARFAEAEHISFRAAALVGACQAMALLPGISRSGVTIAGGLLAGLRHQEAARFSFLLATPIIAAAGLIEVPQLFSSHVPIGEYLAGAVLAFAAAYLSARFLLRYFRSGRLDPYGWYCAAAGLVSLTLLTFRP is encoded by the coding sequence ATGTCCGTAGTCCAGGCCCTGTTCATGGGCCTGCTGCAGGGCGCCACCGAGCTCTTCCCTGTCTCGTCGCTGGGCCACGCGGTGCTCCTGCCCAGCCTGCTGCACTGGAGCTTCAAGCAATCCGACCCGTCATTCGTCCCCTTTTTGGTGCTGCTCCATCTCGGCACGGCGGGAGCCCTTCTGGTCATCTACCGCGCGCAATGGGTGGCCATCGTCCGCGGCTTTTTCAGCGCCGCTGTGAGCGGCCGGATCCGCACCGACTCGGAACGATTGGCCATGCTGCTGCTGGTCGGAACGATTCCCGCCGGAATCCTCGGCGTCTATCTCGAGCATCAGCTGAAGAGGCTGTTCGCAAGCCCCAAGGCGGCGGTGGGATTCCTCATCGTCAATGGCCTCCTGATGCTCGGGGCCGAGGTCCTGAGACGCCGCGCGGAACACCGAGCGGCGCTCGCCGACAAGCCTCGCGAAGAGCAGGAGGCGCGCTTCGCGGAAGCCGAGCACATCAGCTTTCGCGCCGCGGCGCTGGTCGGCGCCTGCCAGGCCATGGCGCTCCTGCCCGGCATCTCGCGCTCGGGAGTCACCATCGCCGGCGGGCTGCTGGCCGGCCTCCGGCACCAGGAGGCGGCGCGCTTTTCCTTCTTGCTGGCCACGCCGATAATCGCGGCGGCGGGCCTGATCGAGGTACCGCAGCTCTTCTCGTCGCACGTGCCGATCGGTGAATACCTGGCGGGCGCGGTGCTGGCCTTCGCCGCCGCGTACCTGAGCGCGCGCTTCCTGCTCCGCTACTTCCGGTCGGGCCGCCTCGATCCCTACGGCTGGTACTGCGCCGCGGCCGGGCTCGTCAGCCTGACTTTGCTAACGTTTCGTCCGTGA
- a CDS encoding ribonuclease Z has protein sequence MVDGRLLLDGGAPLLPHMRRVGVDAGDIEVVFLTHFHGDHTLGLPPFVLHRIFVDPRPITFVGPPGIEERLEALWEVSWGADWKGVMRPQFNATYEVAKASGIAAGHEYESIRLDHGSSGSSGYRIRVDGRILAYSGDTEPTAPLDELVEGADIAIVEATGPGDVFSHMSWEAATDLKKRHPRTRFMFNHLYVGTVDGAVNDLQVIEV, from the coding sequence GTGGTCGATGGCCGCCTGCTCCTCGATGGCGGCGCGCCGCTGCTGCCGCACATGCGTCGCGTCGGAGTGGATGCCGGCGACATCGAGGTCGTCTTCCTCACGCACTTCCACGGCGACCACACGCTCGGCCTGCCGCCCTTCGTGCTGCATCGCATCTTCGTCGATCCGCGCCCGATCACTTTCGTCGGCCCTCCGGGCATCGAGGAGAGGCTCGAGGCGCTGTGGGAGGTCAGCTGGGGCGCCGACTGGAAGGGCGTCATGCGCCCACAGTTCAACGCGACCTATGAGGTCGCCAAGGCGTCCGGGATTGCGGCCGGTCACGAATACGAGTCGATCAGGCTCGACCACGGCTCCAGCGGCAGCAGCGGGTACCGCATCCGTGTCGACGGCCGCATCCTCGCCTACTCGGGGGATACCGAGCCGACGGCGCCGCTGGATGAGCTGGTCGAGGGCGCGGACATCGCCATCGTCGAAGCGACCGGACCGGGAGACGTGTTCAGTCACATGAGCTGGGAAGCGGCCACGGACCTGAAGAAGCGCCATCCGAGGACCCGCTTCATGTTCAACCACCTTTACGTGGGCACCGTCGACGGCGCCGTCAACGACCTGCAGGTGATCGAAGTCTGA
- a CDS encoding NAD(P)/FAD-dependent oxidoreductase, translating to MGAGPAGLTAGYELLKHDVPTTVLEQDPRQVGGLARTAERNGYRFDIGGHRFFSKNQEVEDLWTEILGPEMLTRDRLSRIYYRGRFFAYPLKAANALRNLGPLETVRCLASYAWARLQPVKHPRSLEDWVRNQFGWRLYSIFFKTYTEKVWGISTKELSADWAAQRIKSLDLWLVITSALLPKRRPSHRGEIVTTLIDRFRYPRLGPGQMWERVAGISQEKGHPVLLGRSVVRVEHDGGRVRSVTTRTATGATEEHAGSDFISSIPIRELITRLDPAPPEAVRRAAGSLSYRDFITVALMIDRADVFPDNWIYIHDPSVRVGRIQNFKNWSPDMVPDPSKTCLGLEYFCFEGDGLWSSDDGALIDLAGRELAQLGICSPGEVFDGVVVRQPKAYPVYDDAYQSNVEVVRDYLRTRLRNLHLVGRNGMHKYNNQDHSMMTALLVARNIATGSGFDPWKVNADAVYHEDVRVGERDESGRQVPARIAAD from the coding sequence ATGGGCGCGGGCCCCGCCGGCCTGACGGCCGGCTACGAACTGCTCAAGCACGACGTCCCGACGACGGTGCTCGAGCAGGACCCTAGGCAGGTGGGCGGTCTCGCCCGCACGGCGGAGCGCAACGGGTACCGCTTCGACATCGGCGGCCATCGTTTCTTCTCCAAGAACCAGGAGGTCGAGGACCTGTGGACCGAGATCCTCGGGCCCGAGATGCTCACGCGCGACCGCCTCTCGCGGATCTACTACCGCGGCCGGTTCTTTGCCTATCCGCTGAAGGCCGCCAACGCGCTGCGGAACCTGGGGCCGCTGGAGACGGTGCGCTGCTTGGCGAGCTACGCGTGGGCGCGCCTTCAGCCCGTCAAGCACCCTCGGAGCCTGGAGGATTGGGTTCGCAACCAGTTCGGCTGGCGCCTGTACAGCATCTTCTTCAAGACCTACACGGAAAAGGTATGGGGAATCAGCACCAAGGAGCTCTCGGCCGACTGGGCGGCGCAGCGCATCAAGAGCCTCGATCTGTGGCTGGTCATCACCAGTGCGCTGCTGCCGAAGCGGCGCCCGAGCCACCGTGGTGAGATCGTCACCACGCTGATCGACAGGTTCCGCTACCCGCGGCTGGGGCCGGGCCAGATGTGGGAGCGCGTGGCCGGCATCAGCCAGGAGAAAGGCCACCCGGTGCTTCTCGGGCGCTCGGTCGTCCGAGTCGAGCACGACGGCGGCCGCGTCCGGTCGGTGACGACGCGCACGGCGACAGGTGCGACCGAAGAGCATGCCGGCAGCGATTTCATCTCGAGCATTCCGATCCGCGAGCTGATCACGCGCCTCGACCCCGCCCCACCCGAAGCGGTCCGGCGGGCCGCCGGCAGCCTCTCGTATCGCGACTTCATCACCGTGGCGCTGATGATCGATCGCGCCGATGTGTTCCCGGACAACTGGATCTACATCCATGATCCGAGCGTTCGCGTCGGCCGCATCCAGAACTTCAAGAACTGGAGCCCTGACATGGTGCCGGACCCAAGCAAGACGTGCTTGGGCCTGGAGTACTTCTGCTTCGAGGGCGACGGCCTGTGGAGCTCGGACGACGGCGCGCTCATCGACCTGGCGGGCAGGGAGCTCGCCCAGCTGGGCATCTGTTCGCCCGGCGAGGTCTTCGATGGGGTGGTGGTCCGCCAGCCGAAGGCCTATCCCGTCTACGACGACGCTTACCAGTCGAACGTGGAGGTGGTGCGCGATTACCTCCGCACGCGGCTGCGGAACCTGCACCTGGTCGGGCGCAACGGGATGCACAAGTACAACAACCAGGACCACTCGATGATGACCGCCCTCCTGGTCGCAAGGAACATCGCGACGGGATCGGGGTTCGACCCCTGGAAGGTCAACGCCGACGCCGTGTACCACGAGGACGTTCGGGTCGGTGAGCGCGACGAGTCAGGCCGGCAGGTGCCGGCGAGGATCGCCGCTGACTAG
- the hpt gene encoding hypoxanthine phosphoribosyltransferase — protein MVSLASSAQHSVPQKWRRPVRQRSRLVRRTGPAHSRVEFAHPSEQEFARFLDYYRIRWVYEPVSFPIAWEGTRVSEMFTPDFYLPEHEMYVELTTMKQSLVTPKNRKLRLLRELYPDLNVRLLYRKDYQQLLAKAGYGAVEVQNLRKQDVGDILISPVELETRVRALGRKISRDYRGQSLVLVGVLKGVTFFLADLAREIKVPFVIDYLELRRYAGAQPHDRVRIARDVDYPIEGRHVLLVEDIVNTGFTLDYVLSELHARGPASIEVVTLLDRTLRRLVKVPIRYVGFQIPNDYVVGYGLDYRELYRNLPFICTLRSSVYDIPTTGAVHQQPEARE, from the coding sequence ATGGTCTCCTTGGCGTCGTCCGCGCAGCATTCCGTCCCTCAGAAGTGGCGCCGTCCGGTCAGGCAGCGCTCGCGCCTGGTCAGACGCACAGGCCCGGCCCACTCGCGCGTCGAGTTCGCCCATCCATCCGAACAGGAATTCGCGCGCTTCCTGGACTACTACCGGATCCGTTGGGTGTACGAGCCCGTCTCGTTTCCGATCGCCTGGGAGGGGACGCGGGTGAGCGAGATGTTCACGCCCGACTTCTACCTCCCCGAGCACGAGATGTACGTCGAGCTGACGACCATGAAGCAGTCGCTGGTGACGCCGAAGAACCGCAAGCTCCGGCTGCTGCGCGAGCTCTACCCGGATCTCAACGTCCGGCTCCTCTATCGCAAGGACTATCAACAGCTGCTGGCCAAGGCGGGCTACGGCGCGGTCGAGGTCCAGAACCTGCGCAAGCAGGACGTGGGCGACATCCTCATCTCGCCGGTCGAGCTGGAGACGCGAGTGCGAGCCCTCGGCCGCAAGATCTCGCGCGACTATCGCGGGCAGTCCCTGGTCTTGGTGGGCGTCCTGAAGGGCGTCACGTTCTTCCTCGCCGACCTGGCTCGAGAGATCAAGGTGCCGTTCGTCATCGACTACCTGGAACTTCGGCGCTACGCTGGCGCTCAGCCGCACGATCGCGTGCGCATCGCACGCGACGTCGACTACCCGATCGAAGGACGGCACGTGCTGCTGGTCGAGGACATCGTCAACACCGGGTTCACGCTTGACTACGTCCTCTCCGAGCTGCATGCGAGGGGACCCGCCTCCATCGAGGTGGTGACGCTGCTGGACCGCACGTTGCGCCGCCTGGTCAAGGTGCCGATCCGCTACGTCGGGTTCCAGATCCCCAACGACTACGTGGTCGGCTACGGGCTTGATTACCGTGAGCTCTACCGTAACCTGCCTTTCATCTGCACGCTCCGCTCCAGCGTGTACGACATCCCGACCACGGGCGCGGTCCACCAGCAGCCGGAGGCGCGGGAGTAG
- a CDS encoding GGDEF domain-containing protein — MSERASDLLGELADRLSADATASGLVAAESLRAMEPDILRTHKDGSVEELVKSSVAFLEVLFRSLRTDARVPWNEYYTLAREASRSYAEKGIPLEALTEGLAVFRRAVIARVTEELGGSTYADEVLFLAQSRLGDVIEHLNSSFIRGYLDYTETRHRARQSELHGLYHIASALGRSLDVAEIAEVGLRETLKVLALQAGAVWVREGAKLKLAKTIGLQPGEEEEFSETGRSGLVKVVEVSSGPAESRVDRIAGEWSAIRAELRTKGVLLGAMTVATRLPRTFESSDLEFVAAVADQIAVALDRARQHTREARTDYLTGLANRPEFERAIDRAVAAADRHKRPLALMMLDLDNLKEMNDSHGHHAGDEAIRVLAQELQRAVRATDTCGRLGGDEFGVAMPDADEREAREVGARVRQSLEEMNRSAKVPVPVEFSIGIAAWRPGMDWQSMYQVADKALYVDKRRRQAGRKRLGQAGV, encoded by the coding sequence ATGAGTGAGCGGGCCAGCGACCTCTTGGGCGAGCTGGCGGACCGCCTCTCGGCCGACGCCACCGCAAGCGGCCTGGTGGCCGCCGAATCCCTCCGCGCCATGGAGCCCGACATCCTCCGGACGCATAAGGATGGGTCGGTTGAGGAGCTTGTCAAGTCGTCGGTGGCGTTCCTGGAAGTGTTGTTCCGCTCGCTGCGCACCGACGCCCGGGTGCCCTGGAACGAGTACTACACGCTCGCCCGTGAAGCCTCGCGCAGTTACGCCGAGAAGGGCATCCCCCTGGAGGCCCTGACGGAGGGCCTGGCGGTGTTCCGCAGGGCGGTGATCGCTCGCGTCACCGAGGAGCTGGGAGGGAGCACGTACGCCGATGAGGTCCTGTTTCTCGCCCAGAGCCGGCTCGGGGACGTCATCGAGCACCTGAACTCGAGCTTCATCCGGGGCTATCTCGACTACACCGAGACCCGGCACCGCGCCCGCCAGAGCGAGCTCCACGGGCTGTATCACATCGCCAGCGCCCTCGGCCGCTCCCTGGACGTCGCCGAGATCGCCGAGGTCGGATTGCGCGAGACGCTCAAAGTGCTCGCCCTCCAGGCGGGGGCGGTGTGGGTTCGCGAAGGCGCGAAGCTGAAGCTGGCCAAGACGATCGGGTTGCAGCCGGGGGAGGAGGAGGAGTTCTCCGAGACCGGGCGCTCCGGCCTGGTCAAGGTGGTGGAGGTGTCGTCGGGACCGGCCGAGTCCCGGGTCGACCGCATCGCCGGCGAGTGGAGCGCGATCCGGGCCGAGCTCAGGACCAAAGGCGTGTTGCTGGGCGCGATGACGGTGGCCACTCGCCTGCCCCGGACCTTCGAGTCGAGTGACCTGGAGTTCGTGGCCGCGGTCGCGGACCAGATCGCCGTCGCCCTCGACCGCGCCCGTCAGCACACGCGTGAGGCCAGGACCGACTACCTCACGGGCCTGGCCAACCGGCCGGAGTTCGAGCGGGCGATCGACCGCGCGGTGGCGGCCGCCGACCGGCACAAGCGCCCGCTCGCTCTCATGATGCTCGACCTCGACAACCTCAAAGAGATGAACGACTCGCATGGTCATCACGCCGGTGACGAGGCGATTCGCGTCCTGGCCCAGGAGCTGCAGCGAGCGGTCCGCGCGACTGACACCTGCGGTCGCCTCGGCGGCGACGAATTCGGAGTCGCGATGCCCGACGCCGACGAGCGCGAGGCGCGCGAGGTCGGGGCTCGCGTGCGCCAATCGCTCGAGGAGATGAATCGATCCGCCAAGGTGCCGGTGCCGGTCGAGTTCAGCATCGGCATCGCGGCGTGGCGGCCGGGGATGGACTGGCAGTCGATGTACCAGGTCGCCGACAAGGCCCTGTACGTGGACAAGCGCCGCCGCCAGGCGGGCCGCAAGCGTCTTGGCCAGGCCGGCGTCTGA
- a CDS encoding DUF3052 family protein, with translation MSPDAPPTKPLLDKLGVRAGARVAVVDIDDPGFLTLLRERTTDIVHSRPRAQCDMVFLGAQDHDDLRRLHEVKKWIEPNGAIWVVRPKGGRAALRETDVIEAGLAAGLVDNKIASFSQTHGAMRFVYRLRDRPSPRPRRAQAAP, from the coding sequence ATGAGCCCTGATGCGCCACCGACCAAGCCTCTTCTCGACAAGCTCGGCGTCAGGGCCGGCGCGAGAGTGGCGGTCGTCGACATCGACGATCCCGGGTTCCTCACCCTGCTGCGTGAGCGCACCACCGATATCGTCCACAGCCGTCCGCGCGCACAATGCGACATGGTGTTTCTCGGAGCGCAGGACCACGACGACCTCCGGCGCTTGCACGAGGTCAAGAAATGGATCGAGCCCAATGGCGCGATCTGGGTCGTGAGGCCGAAGGGAGGGCGAGCCGCGCTGCGCGAGACCGACGTGATCGAGGCCGGGCTTGCCGCCGGGCTGGTGGACAACAAGATCGCCAGCTTCTCCCAGACTCACGGCGCGATGCGCTTCGTCTACCGGCTGCGCGACCGGCCGTCGCCGCGCCCGCGCCGGGCCCAGGCCGCGCCGTGA
- the ssb gene encoding single-stranded DNA-binding protein codes for MVNKVILVGHLAADPDVKATPKGVHVANLRLATNTYTGKDEDGNPKEATEFHHLVLFGRQAEVAGQYLRKGRLVYADGRLQTSSWQDTAGQKRSRTEVIVEELKLLGPKPQEAAA; via the coding sequence ATGGTCAACAAGGTGATTCTCGTCGGCCACCTGGCGGCGGACCCGGACGTCAAGGCGACGCCGAAAGGCGTGCACGTCGCCAACCTGCGGCTGGCGACCAACACGTACACGGGCAAGGACGAGGACGGCAATCCGAAAGAGGCGACCGAATTCCATCACCTCGTGCTCTTCGGCAGGCAGGCGGAGGTTGCCGGCCAGTACCTGCGCAAGGGCCGGTTGGTCTACGCGGACGGCCGGCTGCAGACGAGTTCGTGGCAGGACACCGCCGGCCAGAAGCGCTCGCGCACCGAGGTGATCGTGGAGGAGCTGAAGCTGCTCGGTCCGAAGCCGCAGGAGGCCGCCGCCTAG
- a CDS encoding class I fructose-bisphosphate aldolase has product MATVTRGSSGKLEELLGGDAQKLLEHQCRTVPKEQLHLPGPDFVDRVWKDSDRPVRVLSSLQSIFDHGRLAGTGYVSILPVDQGIEHSAGASFAPNPIYFDGGKIVELAVEGGCNAVASTFGVLGSIARRYAHRIPFICKINHNELLTYPNHSDQILFGTVKEAWELGAVALGATIYFGSAESDRQLQEIAAAFHHAHELGMATVLWCYVRNPAFKKDGVNYEGAADLTGQANHLGVSIEADIIKQKLPDTNRGFEVIGFGRTAAAVYDQLTTDHPIDLCRYQVVNCYMGRSGLINSGGESKGATDLREAVRTAVINKRAGGMGLISGRKSFQRPMKEGVELLNAIQDVYLNPSVTIA; this is encoded by the coding sequence ATGGCTACAGTCACCAGGGGATCTTCGGGAAAGCTCGAGGAGTTGCTCGGAGGGGATGCTCAGAAGCTCCTCGAGCACCAGTGCCGGACGGTGCCCAAAGAGCAGCTCCACCTCCCCGGACCCGACTTCGTCGACCGGGTCTGGAAGGACAGCGACCGGCCGGTTCGGGTGCTGAGCAGCCTGCAGTCGATCTTCGACCACGGCCGGCTCGCCGGCACCGGCTACGTGTCCATCCTGCCCGTCGACCAAGGCATCGAGCACAGCGCGGGCGCCTCATTCGCCCCCAATCCAATCTACTTCGATGGCGGCAAGATCGTCGAGCTCGCGGTCGAGGGCGGCTGCAACGCCGTCGCCTCGACCTTCGGCGTCCTCGGCTCCATCGCCCGGCGCTACGCCCACCGCATCCCGTTCATCTGCAAGATCAACCACAACGAGCTGCTCACGTACCCGAACCACAGCGACCAGATCCTGTTCGGGACCGTCAAGGAGGCCTGGGAGCTGGGCGCCGTGGCGCTGGGCGCGACCATCTACTTCGGGTCGGCCGAATCCGACCGGCAGCTGCAGGAGATCGCCGCCGCCTTCCATCACGCCCACGAGCTCGGCATGGCGACGGTGCTGTGGTGCTACGTCCGCAACCCGGCGTTCAAGAAGGACGGAGTCAACTACGAGGGCGCCGCCGACCTGACCGGGCAGGCGAACCACCTCGGGGTCTCGATCGAGGCCGACATCATCAAGCAGAAGCTGCCCGACACCAATCGGGGCTTCGAGGTCATCGGCTTCGGCAGGACGGCCGCGGCGGTTTACGACCAGCTGACCACCGACCACCCGATCGATCTCTGCCGTTATCAGGTGGTCAACTGCTACATGGGGCGCTCCGGCCTGATCAATTCCGGGGGAGAGTCGAAAGGCGCCACCGACCTGAGGGAGGCCGTCAGGACGGCCGTCATCAACAAGCGCGCCGGTGGCATGGGGCTGATCAGCGGCCGGAAATCGTTCCAACGTCCGATGAAGGAGGGAGTCGAGTTACTGAACGCAATTCAGGACGTGTACCTGAACCCGTCCGTGACCATCGCGTAA
- a CDS encoding cupin domain-containing protein gives MKSGFESLGAVRPHALRDGVTARAINGERITMAVVDLDAGAVLPEHHHENEQLGFVISGVITMRVGPEKRELRPGDTYSIPSHVPHDAVAGPEGCTVVDVFAPVRADWAEVKRTDPSPGRWP, from the coding sequence TTGAAAAGCGGGTTTGAGTCGCTCGGCGCGGTTCGCCCCCACGCGCTTCGTGACGGCGTCACCGCGCGCGCCATCAACGGCGAGCGCATCACAATGGCCGTCGTCGACCTGGACGCCGGGGCGGTGCTGCCGGAGCATCACCACGAGAACGAGCAGCTTGGGTTTGTCATCTCGGGCGTGATCACGATGCGCGTCGGACCTGAGAAGCGCGAGCTGCGGCCAGGCGACACCTACTCCATTCCAAGCCACGTTCCCCACGACGCCGTCGCCGGACCCGAAGGGTGCACGGTGGTCGATGTCTTCGCCCCGGTGCGCGCCGATTGGGCGGAGGTGAAGCGGACGGATCCCAGTCCAGGCCGCTGGCCGTGA